One Arthrobacter sp. FW306-07-I genomic window carries:
- a CDS encoding GntR family transcriptional regulator — translation MKGKTMSREKSDLGHGGPWQDADAGGGTRRRPGRLGDSVYDTLLNELLSGSIEPGSRIMIDRLSRSLGVSQSPIREALLRLEAQGLVTKTHLVGYRAAERMSRRQFEELYEMRLLLEPFAVSGCARLASEKQIGTLEHMTTEMKQQSGRGSYASFAQQDAEFHEFIASCGGNSLVRESLSALHGHLHLFRLHFNTQGTSEALREHDQILAAIKERNAEGAAALMKRHIENSRDRLLNAFENGNGDARVSPAGEGEVEES, via the coding sequence GTGATCTGGGTCATGGGGGACCCTGGCAGGATGCTGATGCCGGGGGAGGGACACGCCGGCGCCCGGGGCGGCTTGGTGACAGCGTCTACGACACGCTGCTCAACGAACTCCTGTCCGGGTCGATCGAACCTGGCTCCAGAATCATGATTGACCGGCTGTCACGCAGCCTCGGCGTGTCCCAGAGCCCGATCAGGGAAGCCCTGCTGCGGCTGGAGGCCCAAGGCTTGGTGACCAAAACGCACCTGGTCGGCTACCGCGCGGCTGAACGCATGAGCCGGCGCCAGTTCGAGGAGCTGTACGAGATGCGGCTCCTCCTCGAACCTTTCGCCGTGAGTGGTTGCGCCCGGCTCGCCAGCGAGAAGCAGATCGGCACGCTGGAGCATATGACAACCGAAATGAAACAGCAGTCGGGTCGCGGCTCGTACGCTTCGTTTGCCCAGCAGGACGCGGAATTCCATGAATTCATTGCTTCCTGTGGGGGAAACTCGCTGGTCCGGGAAAGCCTCTCTGCCCTGCACGGTCACCTCCACCTCTTCCGCCTGCACTTCAACACCCAGGGCACGTCGGAGGCATTGCGGGAGCATGACCAGATTCTTGCCGCGATCAAGGAACGCAACGCGGAAGGTGCCGCCGCCCTCATGAAGCGGCATATTGAAAATTCCAGGGACAGGCTATTGAACGCTTTTGAAAACGGAAACGGCGACGCCCGGGTAAGT